A window from Thermodesulfobacteriota bacterium encodes these proteins:
- a CDS encoding ABC transporter ATP-binding protein, translated as MNLAIEAKGITKSFRVGWWKRREKEVLKGIDLEVHPGEIFGILGPNGAGKTTLLSILSALLLPDQGEVRLFGIDLLQNGDRVRGMINLSSGNANFVWSLSVEENLRFYGMLYGLSRREREEKIDQLIDLFDLQEHRRVPFDRLSTGMKQRLSLAKSLLNNPSLLFLDEPTVGLDPSVSGRIRDQIRNIQKGNGMTILLTTHNMREAEFLCHRIAFLKEGKILAIGTPQELKRAIRVGDVIRIEFEGPLPEDELLRFEGVITYSITSGICEVLVDEAEQRAGPLIAHLSEGGTRIKRIGLRQTDLEDVFIEFSKEMDPDQGLLL; from the coding sequence ATGAACCTGGCCATCGAAGCCAAAGGAATCACCAAATCCTTTCGCGTGGGTTGGTGGAAGAGGAGAGAGAAAGAGGTCCTCAAAGGGATCGATCTCGAGGTCCATCCGGGAGAGATCTTCGGAATCTTGGGGCCCAACGGAGCAGGGAAGACGACCCTCCTTTCGATCCTCTCGGCCCTCCTGCTGCCCGACCAAGGGGAGGTCCGCCTCTTCGGGATCGACCTTCTCCAGAACGGAGATCGGGTCCGGGGGATGATCAATCTCTCCAGCGGAAATGCCAATTTTGTCTGGAGCCTCTCGGTGGAAGAAAACCTCCGGTTTTATGGGATGCTCTACGGTCTTTCGAGGAGGGAGAGGGAGGAGAAGATCGACCAGTTGATCGACCTCTTCGATCTTCAGGAACACCGCAGGGTTCCCTTCGATCGCCTCTCCACGGGCATGAAGCAGAGGCTCTCCCTTGCCAAATCCCTGCTCAACAATCCTTCCCTGCTCTTCCTTGATGAACCCACGGTCGGTCTGGACCCCAGTGTCTCGGGCAGGATTCGGGATCAGATCCGGAACATTCAGAAGGGGAATGGGATGACCATCCTCCTGACCACCCACAACATGAGAGAGGCGGAATTCCTCTGCCACCGGATTGCCTTTCTGAAAGAGGGGAAGATTCTCGCGATTGGAACCCCCCAGGAATTGAAGCGGGCCATCCGGGTGGGCGACGTGATCCGGATCGAGTTTGAAGGCCCCCTTCCGGAAGATGAGCTCCTTCGATTCGAAGGGGTCATCACCTATTCGATCACCAGCGGAATCTGCGAGGTTCTCGTGGATGAGGCCGAACAGAGGGCAGGCCCCTTGATCGCCCACCTCTCGGAGGGCGGGACACGGATCAAAAGGATCGGCCTGCGGCAGACGGATCTCGAGGATGTCTTTATCGAATTTTCAAAAGAGATGGATCCAGATCAAGGCCTTCTCCTATAA
- a CDS encoding DUF4332 domain-containing protein gives MKKTIPIHGILGFFLLVVSEVLHFRKVEPFYRWFYCFAWWSYILFIDGLIYRLKGNSLLMSRRQEFFLMIPWSVFLWLIFEAANLSLENWYYINLPHSRMERWLGYFVAYGTVLPGIFETTELLETLGLFKHASMKKISFSPKRLNFMIGLGALCLVFSIVFPRYGFPLIWVGFIFLLEPLLYRFGGRSLLREIEGGNPRKIYLLLWAGLICGLLWEFWNFWAHAKWVYTVPYFEDLKGFEMPLLGFLGFPPFAVQVYGMYNTISLFRFGRGWEEATYCLNPERKTRPLTVALASLLIASFSLLIFDAIDRKTVDSFETRLQDAYWIDLRWREDFPRVGIARLEDLLKKTRTKEEREELALRILLSKEELNHWREMSALVLLKGLGVKNLRLLEEIGIRSIASLASEEADRLYDRLKTHFPGQPIPSKAKLKIWIKEARKNLP, from the coding sequence ATGAAAAAGACGATCCCTATCCATGGCATCCTTGGATTTTTTCTACTGGTTGTCTCCGAGGTCCTCCATTTCAGGAAGGTCGAGCCTTTTTATCGTTGGTTTTACTGTTTTGCCTGGTGGTCCTACATCCTCTTCATCGACGGCCTCATCTACCGTTTGAAGGGCAACTCCCTCTTGATGAGCCGAAGACAAGAATTTTTCCTCATGATCCCCTGGTCGGTCTTCCTGTGGCTCATCTTCGAGGCGGCCAACCTCTCCCTCGAAAACTGGTATTACATCAACCTCCCGCATTCGAGGATGGAAAGGTGGCTCGGGTATTTTGTCGCCTACGGAACGGTCCTTCCCGGAATCTTTGAAACGACCGAGCTTTTGGAGACGCTGGGACTGTTCAAACACGCCTCCATGAAAAAGATTTCCTTTTCCCCGAAAAGGCTCAATTTCATGATCGGCCTTGGTGCCCTCTGCCTTGTCTTCTCGATCGTTTTTCCCCGATACGGTTTTCCCCTCATCTGGGTGGGATTCATCTTTCTATTGGAGCCGCTCCTCTACCGATTCGGGGGAAGGTCTCTGTTAAGGGAGATCGAAGGGGGAAATCCAAGGAAAATCTACCTCCTTCTCTGGGCCGGCCTGATCTGCGGCCTCCTCTGGGAGTTCTGGAACTTCTGGGCCCACGCGAAATGGGTTTACACGGTCCCCTATTTTGAGGATCTGAAGGGTTTCGAGATGCCCCTCCTCGGTTTTTTGGGCTTCCCACCCTTCGCGGTTCAGGTCTATGGGATGTATAATACGATCTCCCTCTTCCGCTTCGGAAGAGGCTGGGAAGAGGCCACCTACTGCCTCAATCCCGAGAGGAAGACGAGGCCCCTCACCGTTGCCCTCGCCTCCCTTCTCATCGCCTCCTTTTCACTTCTTATCTTCGACGCCATCGACCGAAAGACGGTCGATTCGTTTGAAACCCGGCTCCAAGATGCCTACTGGATCGATCTTAGATGGCGGGAGGATTTTCCAAGGGTCGGGATTGCGAGGCTGGAGGACCTTTTGAAGAAGACCCGCACCAAAGAAGAGAGGGAGGAGCTTGCCTTAAGGATCCTCCTTTCGAAGGAAGAATTGAACCATTGGAGGGAGATGTCGGCCCTCGTCCTGTTAAAGGGATTGGGAGTGAAGAATCTCCGCCTCCTCGAAGAGATCGGGATTCGCTCCATCGCCTCCCTGGCCTCGGAGGAGGCGGATCGCCTCTATGATAGGTTAAAAACCCATTTCCCAGGCCAACCCATCCCCAGCAAGGCGAAGCTGAAGATTTGGATCAAAGAGGCGAGGAAAAACCTCCCCTAG
- a CDS encoding sugar phosphate isomerase/epimerase: MNFPVKPILQEVEEIGRLGFDYVELTFDPPEATPQKVLSQRRSLLELLDRYHLGILGHLPTFVWTADLYDSLREASLQENLKAIEASAELGIKKVVLHPGYITGMGKFIIDKAKAHGLKSIEILLKKANGLDITLCIENMFPQAHFLTDPKEFKELFDAFPELRLALDIGHANLGGNRNASLEFVQRYGHRLGHVHANDNFGKEDNHLPIGAGLIDFEKILKALKQTPYDETLTLEVFSRDRDYLRISKEKIQRMWEAL, translated from the coding sequence ATGAACTTCCCGGTTAAACCGATCCTTCAAGAAGTTGAAGAAATCGGAAGGTTGGGCTTCGATTATGTCGAGCTGACCTTCGATCCCCCCGAGGCGACCCCCCAGAAGGTATTAAGTCAGCGGCGGTCCCTCCTCGAACTCCTCGACCGATACCACCTTGGAATCCTCGGGCATCTTCCCACCTTCGTCTGGACCGCCGACCTGTATGATAGCCTCCGGGAGGCCTCCCTTCAGGAAAATCTGAAGGCCATCGAAGCCTCAGCGGAGCTCGGAATCAAGAAAGTCGTCCTCCATCCTGGTTATATCACGGGGATGGGAAAGTTCATCATCGATAAGGCGAAGGCCCATGGATTGAAATCGATCGAGATCCTCTTGAAAAAGGCCAACGGACTCGACATCACGCTCTGTATCGAGAACATGTTCCCCCAGGCCCACTTCCTCACCGACCCCAAGGAATTCAAGGAACTCTTCGATGCCTTTCCCGAACTCCGTCTTGCCCTCGATATCGGACATGCCAACCTCGGAGGGAACCGGAACGCCTCCCTCGAATTTGTCCAACGATACGGACACCGACTCGGCCATGTCCATGCCAATGACAATTTCGGCAAGGAAGATAATCACCTTCCCATCGGGGCCGGCCTCATCGACTTTGAGAAGATCCTCAAGGCCCTGAAGCAGACCCCCTACGATGAGACCCTGACGCTTGAGGTCTTTTCGAGGGACAGGGATTACCTTCGGATCAGCAAGGAGAAGATTCAGAGGATGTGGGAGGCCCTTTAG
- a CDS encoding ABC transporter permease encodes MSLSNFQKRWIQIKAFSYKNWIITRRNVFSLSEILFWPLIALFSVGLLTVFLGLDEAMRGFILIGVMSMSLIQVCQIDVAYALLYDLWAKAMKHTFIAPIHPYQLIAGAWLIGMARSLLVFFLLALFSGLAFGFNFFHGGVLPLVTLLLGLFLVSVSIGIAVCLLVLLFGYKAEVAAWSITSLTALICGIYYPVSILPSPLPEIARAIPLTYFLEAFRSFYGFQGEGGVLMGWGFGLTGFYLALEAFLMRWAIRHARRNGTFIKLSE; translated from the coding sequence ATGTCTTTATCGAATTTTCAAAAGAGATGGATCCAGATCAAGGCCTTCTCCTATAAGAACTGGATCATCACCCGAAGGAACGTCTTCAGCCTTTCGGAGATCCTCTTCTGGCCCCTCATCGCCCTCTTCTCCGTTGGCCTGCTGACCGTCTTTCTTGGCCTGGATGAAGCGATGAGGGGGTTCATCCTGATCGGGGTCATGTCGATGAGCCTCATCCAGGTCTGTCAGATCGACGTGGCCTATGCCCTTCTCTATGACCTTTGGGCCAAGGCGATGAAACACACCTTCATCGCTCCCATCCACCCCTATCAGCTCATCGCTGGGGCCTGGTTGATCGGCATGGCGCGCTCCTTACTCGTCTTTTTCCTCCTCGCCCTATTTAGCGGCCTCGCCTTTGGGTTCAATTTCTTCCATGGGGGCGTTCTTCCTCTCGTCACCCTTCTTTTGGGCCTCTTTCTCGTCTCCGTCTCGATCGGGATCGCGGTCTGTCTGCTCGTCCTGCTCTTCGGCTACAAAGCCGAGGTGGCGGCCTGGTCCATCACCAGCCTGACGGCCTTGATCTGCGGGATCTACTATCCGGTCTCCATCCTGCCCTCCCCGCTGCCAGAGATCGCCCGGGCCATTCCTCTGACCTATTTTCTCGAGGCCTTTCGATCCTTCTACGGCTTCCAAGGGGAGGGGGGCGTCCTGATGGGTTGGGGATTCGGTTTGACCGGATTCTACTTGGCCCTTGAGGCCTTCCTTATGAGATGGGCGATCCGTCATGCCAGAAGGAACGGCACCTTTATCAAACTCTCCGAGTAG